In the genome of Pseudomonas bubulae, one region contains:
- a CDS encoding phosphoribosyl-ATP diphosphatase, which produces MTDTLSRVAQVLEARKGATPDSSYVASLYHKGLNKILEKVGEESIETIIAAKDAAISGDCSDVIYETADLWFHSMIMLAQLGQHPQAVLDELERRIGTSGHVEKASRPST; this is translated from the coding sequence ATGACTGACACTCTGAGCCGCGTAGCCCAAGTGCTCGAAGCGCGCAAAGGCGCAACCCCGGACAGCTCCTATGTGGCCAGTCTGTACCACAAGGGCCTGAACAAGATTCTGGAAAAGGTCGGCGAAGAGTCGATCGAGACCATCATCGCCGCCAAGGACGCTGCCATCAGCGGTGATTGCAGCGATGTCATCTACGAAACAGCCGATCTGTGGTTCCATAGCATGATCATGCTGGCCCAGCTGGGGCAGCATCCTCAGGCCGTACTGGATGAACTGGAACGTCGTATCGGCACCTCCGGCCATGTGGAAAAAGCCTCGCGGCCGTCCACCTAA
- the ubiB gene encoding ubiquinone biosynthesis regulatory protein kinase UbiB has protein sequence MKLLAIRRLFRIQRVVIRYRLDDLLFALPLPWWMLSLRYALPWRWFPRKKLELSRGAALRLALQDLGPIFIKFGQILSTRRDLLPADIADELMLLQDRVPPFDPQLAVKLIEEQLGARISEVFSRFDIEPLASASVAQVHSAKLKTGEEVVVKVVRPGLKPIIGSDLAWLFILARTAERLSADARLLHPVDVVSDYEKTIYDELDLLREAANASQLKRNFEGSPLMYVPQVYWDWCRPKVLVMERIYGIQVTDLAALADQRTDMKMLAERGVEIFFTQVFRDSFFHADMHPGNIFVSTVNPWAPQYIAIDCGIVGSLTPEDQDYLARNLFAFFKRDYRRVAQLHIDSGWVPAHTKLNEFEAAIRTVCEPIFEKPLKEISFGQVLMRLFQTARRFNMEVQPQLVLLQKTLLNIEGLGRQLYPDLDLWSTAQPFLERWMRERVSPKTLLRNLHSQVEQIPHLAGMTRDLLERMSQPHAHNKQLVVREPRDSWFLRLIGAGHLAAGALLASIGPLHTAGYWPAGIMLAVGLYLIVRR, from the coding sequence ATGAAGCTGCTTGCCATACGCCGTTTGTTCCGCATCCAGCGCGTCGTCATTCGCTACCGGCTCGATGACCTGCTGTTCGCCCTGCCCTTGCCGTGGTGGATGTTGTCCCTGCGCTATGCACTGCCGTGGCGCTGGTTCCCGCGCAAAAAACTGGAGCTGAGCCGCGGTGCCGCCCTGCGCCTGGCGTTGCAGGATCTGGGGCCGATTTTCATCAAGTTCGGCCAGATCCTTTCGACCCGCCGCGACCTGCTGCCCGCCGATATCGCCGATGAGCTGATGCTGCTGCAAGACCGCGTACCGCCGTTTGACCCGCAGTTGGCAGTCAAGCTGATCGAAGAACAGCTAGGTGCCCGGATCAGTGAAGTGTTCAGCCGTTTTGATATCGAACCACTGGCCTCGGCCTCGGTGGCCCAGGTTCACTCGGCCAAACTCAAGACCGGCGAAGAAGTGGTGGTCAAGGTTGTACGCCCGGGCCTCAAGCCGATCATCGGCTCCGACCTGGCCTGGCTGTTTATCCTCGCCCGCACTGCCGAGCGTTTGAGCGCAGACGCCCGCCTGCTGCATCCGGTGGATGTGGTCAGTGACTACGAAAAAACCATTTACGACGAACTCGATCTGTTGCGTGAAGCGGCCAATGCCAGCCAGCTCAAGCGCAACTTCGAAGGCTCGCCGCTGATGTATGTGCCGCAAGTCTACTGGGACTGGTGCCGCCCGAAAGTGTTGGTGATGGAGCGCATCTACGGGATCCAGGTCACCGACCTTGCGGCCCTGGCCGATCAGCGCACCGACATGAAAATGCTAGCCGAACGTGGCGTGGAGATTTTCTTCACCCAGGTGTTCCGCGACAGCTTCTTTCATGCCGACATGCACCCCGGCAACATTTTTGTCAGCACCGTGAACCCGTGGGCCCCGCAATACATCGCCATCGACTGCGGCATTGTCGGCAGCCTGACCCCCGAGGACCAGGACTATCTGGCGCGCAACCTGTTCGCCTTTTTCAAGCGCGATTACCGGCGCGTGGCGCAGTTGCACATCGATTCAGGCTGGGTACCGGCGCACACCAAGCTCAACGAGTTTGAAGCGGCGATCCGCACCGTCTGTGAGCCGATCTTCGAAAAGCCGCTGAAGGAGATTTCCTTTGGCCAGGTGCTTATGCGCCTGTTCCAAACTGCGCGACGCTTCAATATGGAAGTTCAGCCACAGTTGGTGCTGCTGCAAAAAACCCTGCTCAATATCGAAGGCCTGGGCCGCCAGCTGTACCCCGACCTGGATTTGTGGAGTACCGCCCAGCCGTTCCTTGAGCGCTGGATGCGTGAGCGCGTCAGCCCCAAGACCCTGCTGCGCAACCTGCACAGCCAGGTCGAGCAGATCCCGCATCTGGCCGGCATGACCCGCGACTTGCTCGAACGCATGTCGCAGCCCCATGCCCATAACAAACAATTGGTCGTGCGCGAACCCCGTGACAGCTGGTTCCTGCGCCTGATCGGTGCCGGGCATCTGGCCGCTGGCGCATTACTGGCCAGTATTGGCCCGCTACACACTGCAGGCTATTGGCCTGCCGGCATAATGCTGGCCGTGGGCTTGTATCTGATCGTGCGCCGATAG
- a CDS encoding methyl-accepting chemotaxis protein: MYRQLAQLLGNISVNRKLCLGFGLVLVLTLLIAGTGWNGLVSVIDRGDKLANISKIISLTKDLRIARLEYERQPGESALAGVTNQLSELDNALALSRKQLTSPDDLALVEQQLNAVAEYKRAFADLIQGTQASDQAVERMHQQGNVLIEQSQKLSTLQATKRNNESRQATNLLIGCTLLALVLGIIAAWVITRQIVIPLQRTLKTVERIAAGDLTHDHPTDRRDELGQLQQAIQRMTAGLRELIGGISDGITQIASAAEELSAVTEQTSAGVNNQKVETDQVATAMHEMAATVQEVARNAEEASEAALAADQQAREGDTVVAQALAQIEKLAIEVGHSTDAMGHLKRESDKIGSVLDVIKSVAQQTNLLALNAAIEAARAGEAGRGFAVVADEVRSLAQRTQKSTEEIEELIAGLQSGTQQVSSSMDSSRALTDNSVELTRRAGESLGNITRTVSTIQGMNQQIAAAAEQQSAVAEEINRSVLNVRDVSEQTAAASEETAASSVELARLGTHLQTLVGRFKV, translated from the coding sequence ATGTACCGTCAGCTGGCCCAACTGCTGGGCAATATCAGCGTCAACCGCAAACTCTGCCTGGGCTTCGGCCTGGTGCTGGTGCTGACCCTGCTGATTGCCGGCACGGGCTGGAACGGCCTGGTCTCGGTGATCGACCGGGGCGACAAGCTGGCCAACATTTCGAAAATCATCAGCCTGACCAAAGACCTGCGTATTGCCCGCCTCGAATATGAACGCCAGCCCGGGGAAAGCGCACTTGCCGGCGTTACCAACCAACTGAGCGAACTGGACAACGCACTGGCGTTGTCGCGCAAACAACTGACCTCTCCCGACGACCTGGCCCTGGTTGAGCAGCAGCTCAACGCCGTGGCGGAGTACAAACGTGCCTTCGCCGACCTGATCCAGGGCACCCAGGCCAGTGATCAAGCCGTTGAACGCATGCACCAGCAGGGCAATGTCCTGATCGAGCAAAGCCAGAAGCTCTCGACCCTGCAGGCCACCAAACGCAACAACGAAAGCCGCCAGGCTACCAACCTGCTGATCGGCTGCACACTGCTGGCACTGGTACTGGGCATCATTGCTGCCTGGGTTATTACCCGCCAGATAGTCATACCGCTGCAACGCACCCTCAAAACCGTTGAGCGCATTGCAGCAGGCGACCTGACCCACGACCACCCGACCGACCGCCGCGACGAGCTGGGCCAGCTACAGCAAGCCATACAGCGCATGACTGCCGGCCTGCGGGAGTTGATTGGCGGTATCAGCGACGGCATAACGCAAATCGCCAGTGCCGCCGAAGAACTCTCGGCGGTCACCGAGCAAACCAGCGCCGGGGTCAACAACCAGAAGGTCGAGACCGATCAGGTCGCTACCGCCATGCACGAAATGGCGGCAACCGTGCAGGAAGTGGCGCGTAATGCCGAAGAAGCTTCCGAGGCTGCGCTCGCGGCCGACCAGCAGGCGCGTGAAGGCGACACAGTGGTCGCGCAGGCCCTGGCCCAGATCGAGAAGCTGGCCATCGAAGTCGGCCACTCCACCGACGCCATGGGCCATCTCAAGCGCGAGAGCGACAAGATCGGCAGTGTGCTTGACGTGATCAAGTCCGTGGCCCAGCAAACCAACCTGCTGGCGCTCAACGCGGCGATTGAAGCGGCACGGGCGGGTGAAGCCGGTCGCGGCTTTGCCGTGGTGGCCGATGAGGTACGCAGCCTGGCGCAACGCACGCAAAAATCCACGGAGGAGATCGAAGAGCTGATTGCCGGGCTGCAAAGCGGCACCCAGCAGGTCTCCAGCAGCATGGACAGCAGCCGCGCCCTGACTGACAACAGCGTTGAGCTGACCCGTCGAGCAGGCGAATCACTGGGCAATATTACCCGCACGGTGTCTACGATTCAGGGCATGAACCAGCAGATTGCCGCAGCCGCCGAGCAGCAGAGCGCGGTGGCGGAGGAAATCAACCGCAGTGTATTGAATGTGCGTGATGTGTCTGAGCAAACCGCCGCCGCCAGCGAAGAGACAGCAGCCTCCAGCGTTGAACTGGCGCGCCTGGGTACGCATTTGCAGACATTGGTGGGGCGGTTCAAGGTTTAG
- the ubiE gene encoding bifunctional demethylmenaquinone methyltransferase/2-methoxy-6-polyprenyl-1,4-benzoquinol methylase UbiE has translation MTDQRKGSDAEPTTHFGFKNVPESQKAEKVAEVFHSVAGKYDLMNDVLSGGMHRLWKRFTIELSGVRPGNKVLDIAGGTGDLARKFSHLVGPTGQVVLADINASMLKVGRDRLLDKGVAGNIEFVQADAEKLPFPDNYFDCVTIAFGLRNVTHKEDALRSMLRVLKPGGRLLVLEFSKPTNALMSKVYDTYSFAFMPMVGKLILNDPESYRYLAESIRMHPDQETLKSMMVEAGFDRVTYHNMTSGIVALHRGIKP, from the coding sequence ATGACTGATCAGCGCAAAGGCAGCGATGCCGAACCCACCACTCACTTCGGCTTCAAAAACGTACCGGAAAGCCAGAAGGCCGAGAAAGTCGCCGAGGTTTTCCACTCTGTAGCCGGCAAATATGACCTGATGAACGACGTTCTGTCAGGCGGCATGCACCGTCTGTGGAAGCGTTTTACCATCGAGCTGTCCGGTGTACGCCCGGGCAACAAGGTGCTGGACATCGCTGGCGGTACCGGCGATCTGGCCCGCAAGTTCTCCCATCTGGTTGGCCCTACCGGCCAGGTCGTGCTGGCTGATATCAACGCGTCCATGCTTAAAGTCGGCCGTGACCGCCTGCTGGACAAGGGCGTAGCCGGCAATATCGAGTTCGTTCAGGCCGACGCTGAAAAGCTGCCGTTCCCGGACAACTATTTCGATTGCGTGACCATCGCTTTCGGCCTGCGCAACGTGACCCACAAGGAAGACGCCCTGCGCTCCATGCTGCGCGTGCTGAAGCCGGGCGGCCGCCTGTTGGTACTGGAGTTCTCCAAGCCGACCAACGCGCTGATGTCCAAGGTCTACGACACCTACTCGTTCGCTTTCATGCCGATGGTGGGCAAGCTGATCCTCAACGACCCGGAAAGCTATCGCTACCTGGCAGAATCGATCCGCATGCACCCGGACCAGGAAACCCTGAAGTCGATGATGGTCGAGGCCGGTTTTGACCGCGTGACCTATCACAACATGACCTCAGGTATCGTCGCCCTGCATCGCGGCATCAAGCCCTGA
- a CDS encoding SCP2 domain-containing protein, translating into MLLRGLLASVEHGVNRVLRLDSTALARLRPLTGKLIAVDCASPSLHLFILPSEEGLMLASQWAAEPDCTLRAPASSLLRLALSKDKSAILHSPEVELEGDSAVLMELAAVLQDLELDWEYELSNWIGPVATALIGGHVRSRANWYQQGFASINQNLAEYLSEEARTLVGEREAQARFDELDQLKLDLDRLEARFERLCRSLNSSDNA; encoded by the coding sequence ATGTTGCTGCGCGGCCTTCTCGCCAGCGTCGAACACGGCGTCAACCGCGTATTGCGGCTGGACAGCACGGCCCTGGCGCGTTTGCGCCCCTTGACCGGCAAGTTGATTGCCGTCGATTGCGCCAGCCCTTCGCTGCACCTGTTTATTCTGCCCAGCGAAGAAGGCCTGATGCTGGCGAGCCAATGGGCAGCCGAGCCTGACTGCACCCTGCGCGCGCCTGCCTCCAGCCTGTTGCGCCTTGCTCTGAGCAAGGACAAGAGCGCCATCCTGCACAGCCCTGAAGTCGAACTCGAAGGCGACAGCGCTGTGTTGATGGAATTGGCGGCGGTGCTGCAAGACCTGGAACTGGATTGGGAGTATGAACTTTCGAACTGGATCGGGCCTGTGGCAACGGCATTGATCGGTGGCCATGTACGCAGCCGCGCCAACTGGTATCAACAAGGTTTCGCCAGCATCAACCAGAACCTGGCCGAATACCTGAGCGAAGAAGCCCGCACTTTGGTCGGAGAACGTGAGGCGCAAGCGCGCTTTGACGAGCTGGACCAACTCAAACTCGACCTGGATCGCCTTGAGGCGCGCTTCGAGCGCCTTTGCCGATCCCTCAATTCCAGCGATAACGCATGA
- the tatC gene encoding twin-arginine translocase subunit TatC, whose protein sequence is MSDKPEHDQPMPLVSHLTELRTRLLRCIAAIFIIFAGLFAFTQQIYTLVSTPLREYLPVGATMIATDVASPFLTPLKLTMMVSLFIAIPVILHQIWGFIAPGLYKHEKRIAVPLLVSSIFLFYAGMAFAYFLVFPLVFKFFAAATPEGVAMMTDISSYLDFVMTLFFAFGVAFEIPVAVVLLVWIGIVDVQYLRKIRPYVIIGCFVVGMILTPPDIFSQTLLAIPMWMLFEIGILFGSLVSKNKRGDDSDEQPADNDAQPPAPQA, encoded by the coding sequence ATGAGCGATAAGCCTGAACACGACCAGCCAATGCCGCTGGTTTCGCACCTGACCGAGTTGCGTACCCGCCTGTTGCGCTGCATCGCGGCGATTTTCATCATTTTTGCCGGGCTGTTTGCCTTTACCCAGCAGATCTACACCCTGGTCTCCACGCCGCTGCGTGAATACCTGCCGGTGGGTGCAACGATGATCGCCACCGACGTGGCCTCGCCGTTCCTGACCCCCCTCAAGCTGACCATGATGGTCTCGCTGTTTATCGCCATTCCGGTGATCCTGCATCAGATCTGGGGGTTTATTGCACCGGGCCTGTACAAGCATGAAAAACGCATCGCCGTGCCCCTGCTGGTGTCGAGCATTTTCCTGTTTTACGCCGGCATGGCCTTTGCCTACTTCCTGGTATTCCCGCTGGTGTTCAAGTTCTTCGCCGCTGCCACCCCGGAAGGGGTTGCGATGATGACCGATATCAGCAGCTACCTTGATTTCGTCATGACCCTGTTCTTTGCTTTTGGCGTGGCCTTTGAAATCCCCGTAGCCGTAGTGCTGCTGGTGTGGATCGGCATCGTCGATGTGCAATACCTGCGCAAGATCCGCCCCTACGTGATTATCGGCTGCTTCGTGGTCGGCATGATCCTGACCCCGCCCGACATTTTCTCGCAAACCTTGCTGGCGATCCCGATGTGGATGCTGTTTGAAATCGGCATCCTGTTTGGCAGCCTGGTCAGCAAAAACAAGCGTGGCGATGACTCAGACGAGCAACCGGCCGATAACGACGCCCAACCGCCAGCACCACAAGCGTGA
- a CDS encoding amino acid ABC transporter ATP-binding protein → MIEVRELVKVFDTRGHIVRAVDNVSTTVAQGEVLVVIGPSGSGKSTFLRCLNGLEDFDSGSVSIDGLDLANPKTDVNAYRREVGMVFQHFNLFPHMTVLENLCLAQKVVRKRGKTEREAKARALLDKVGIGQKANEYPSRLSGGQQQRVAIARALAMEPKVMLFDEPTSALDPEMVGEVLDVMKTLAREGMTMVCVTHEMGFAREVANRVLFFDHGKLLEDSAPEDFFTSPKDLRAQAFLRQVL, encoded by the coding sequence GACACCCGCGGCCATATCGTGCGCGCCGTGGACAACGTCAGCACCACCGTCGCCCAGGGCGAAGTGCTGGTGGTGATTGGCCCGTCGGGTTCCGGCAAGTCGACTTTCCTGCGCTGCCTCAACGGCCTGGAAGACTTCGACTCGGGATCCGTCAGCATCGACGGCCTGGATCTGGCCAACCCCAAGACCGACGTGAACGCCTACCGGCGTGAAGTCGGCATGGTGTTCCAGCATTTCAACCTGTTTCCGCACATGACCGTGCTGGAAAACCTGTGCCTGGCGCAGAAGGTTGTGCGCAAGCGTGGCAAGACCGAGCGCGAAGCCAAGGCCCGGGCATTGCTGGACAAGGTCGGGATCGGGCAAAAAGCCAATGAGTACCCGTCACGTCTCTCGGGTGGCCAGCAACAGCGTGTGGCAATTGCCCGTGCGCTGGCGATGGAACCCAAGGTGATGTTGTTTGACGAGCCGACTTCGGCGCTCGACCCGGAGATGGTCGGCGAAGTGCTGGACGTGATGAAGACCCTGGCCCGCGAAGGCATGACCATGGTCTGCGTGACCCACGAAATGGGCTTTGCCCGTGAAGTGGCGAACCGCGTGCTGTTCTTCGACCACGGCAAGTTACTGGAAGATTCCGCCCCGGAAGATTTCTTCACCTCGCCCAAAGACCTGCGCGCCCAGGCGTTTTTGCGTCAGGTGCTTTAA
- the hisI gene encoding phosphoribosyl-AMP cyclohydrolase, whose amino-acid sequence MKDWLDEIKWDNDGLVPAIAQDHKTGRVLMMAWMNREALSLTATENRAIYWSRSRGKLWRKGEESGHVQKLHEMRLDCDADVIILMVEQIGDIACHTGRQSCFYRVYENAEWKIVDPVLKDPHAIYQAGHSHD is encoded by the coding sequence ATGAAAGACTGGCTGGACGAGATCAAATGGGACAACGACGGCCTGGTGCCGGCGATTGCCCAGGACCACAAAACCGGGCGCGTACTGATGATGGCCTGGATGAACCGCGAGGCACTGAGCCTGACGGCAACCGAGAACCGTGCCATCTACTGGTCACGTTCCCGTGGCAAGCTGTGGCGCAAGGGCGAAGAGTCCGGCCATGTGCAAAAGCTGCATGAAATGCGCCTGGACTGCGACGCCGACGTGATCATCCTGATGGTCGAACAAATCGGTGATATCGCCTGCCATACCGGCCGTCAGAGCTGCTTCTACCGCGTGTACGAAAACGCCGAGTGGAAGATCGTCGACCCGGTACTTAAAGATCCGCACGCCATTTACCAAGCAGGGCACTCCCATGACTGA
- a CDS encoding 16S rRNA (uracil(1498)-N(3))-methyltransferase → MNLLLLEEADFIAADRVILRDRRLTHMQEVHRAAVGDSLRVGRIGGLMGSAELVRLEAKEAELVIHSLDLPPPAKLPLTLLLALPRPKMLRRVLQTVASMGVPKIILVNSYRVEKSFWQTPFLEPEAIREQLILGLEQSRDSVLPEVIIEKRFKPFVEDRLPALVEGTLGLVGHPGDYPACPRGLDEAVTLAIGPEGGWIPYEIDLLAKAGLQPVQLGARILRVETAVTALLARLF, encoded by the coding sequence GTGAACCTGCTGCTCCTCGAAGAGGCTGATTTCATTGCCGCCGACCGCGTGATCCTGCGTGACCGGCGCCTGACGCATATGCAGGAAGTTCACCGTGCTGCAGTGGGCGACAGCCTGCGCGTGGGGCGCATTGGCGGGCTGATGGGCAGCGCCGAACTGGTGCGTCTGGAGGCCAAAGAGGCTGAGCTGGTTATCCACAGCCTGGACCTGCCGCCACCCGCCAAACTGCCACTGACCCTGCTGCTGGCGCTGCCGCGCCCGAAAATGCTGCGCCGGGTGCTGCAAACCGTAGCCTCGATGGGTGTGCCCAAGATCATTCTGGTCAACAGCTACCGGGTTGAAAAAAGCTTCTGGCAGACACCGTTTCTGGAGCCCGAAGCCATCCGCGAACAGTTGATCCTGGGGCTGGAGCAGTCCCGTGACAGCGTGTTGCCCGAGGTCATCATCGAAAAACGCTTCAAGCCGTTTGTCGAAGACCGCCTGCCGGCGCTGGTGGAAGGCACCCTGGGCCTGGTGGGCCACCCGGGGGATTACCCGGCCTGCCCGCGCGGGCTGGATGAGGCCGTAACCCTGGCCATCGGTCCTGAGGGTGGCTGGATCCCCTACGAGATCGACTTGCTGGCCAAGGCGGGCTTGCAGCCAGTGCAACTGGGCGCACGCATCCTGCGGGTCGAAACCGCCGTCACGGCGCTGCTCGCCCGCCTGTTCTAG
- a CDS encoding twin-arginine translocase TatA/TatE family subunit has product MGIFDWKHWIVILVVVVLVFGTKKLKNLGTDVGESIKGFRKAMNDDEKPAEPVVPPAQPTAAPQPHTTSTLNEPHTIDVQAQKVEEPTRKDV; this is encoded by the coding sequence ATGGGCATTTTTGACTGGAAACACTGGATCGTCATTCTGGTAGTCGTAGTCCTTGTCTTCGGCACCAAAAAACTGAAAAACCTGGGCACGGATGTCGGCGAATCGATCAAGGGCTTTCGCAAGGCCATGAACGACGACGAAAAGCCTGCCGAGCCCGTGGTTCCACCTGCGCAGCCAACCGCCGCGCCGCAGCCGCACACCACTTCGACCCTGAACGAGCCGCACACCATCGACGTGCAGGCGCAAAAAGTCGAAGAGCCGACCCGCAAAGACGTGTGA
- the tatB gene encoding Sec-independent protein translocase protein TatB encodes MFGISFSELLLVGLVALLVLGPERLPGAARTAGLWIGRLKRSFNAIKQEVEREIGADEIRRQLHNEHILSMEEEAKKILAPLQDAVKPLTPTEPPVSTAPVAHPESASAAPVTLSKTASAPAPQPAAPHDPTLPPRAP; translated from the coding sequence ATGTTCGGTATCAGCTTCAGTGAACTGCTGCTCGTCGGCCTGGTGGCCCTGCTGGTGCTCGGCCCCGAGCGCTTGCCGGGTGCTGCACGCACGGCGGGCCTGTGGATCGGGCGCCTGAAACGCAGCTTTAATGCGATCAAACAGGAAGTTGAACGGGAAATCGGCGCGGACGAAATACGTCGGCAGCTGCACAACGAACATATCCTGTCGATGGAAGAGGAAGCCAAGAAAATTCTGGCTCCGCTGCAGGACGCTGTGAAGCCGTTAACGCCCACCGAGCCACCTGTCAGTACCGCTCCCGTCGCACACCCAGAGTCTGCGAGCGCTGCGCCCGTGACCCTGAGCAAAACCGCGTCCGCCCCTGCGCCGCAACCGGCAGCGCCACACGACCCCACCCTGCCACCGCGAGCCCCTTAA
- a CDS encoding methyl-accepting chemotaxis protein, producing MNEMAATVHEVARNAQEASKAAITADLQAQEGDTVVAQAVEQIGRLVAEVQLSTDAMAHLKHESDKIGSVLDVIKAVSQQTNLLALNAAIEAARAGEAGRGFAVVADEVRSLAQRTQKSTEEIEVLITGLQNGTQQVSSSMDSSRLLTDSSVELTRRAGESLSTITRTVSTIQGMNQQIAAAAEQQSAVAEEINRSVVNVRDVSEQTATASKQTAASSIELARLGTQLQTLVARFKV from the coding sequence ATGAATGAAATGGCCGCCACCGTGCATGAAGTCGCGCGCAATGCCCAGGAAGCGTCCAAAGCCGCGATCACCGCCGACCTGCAAGCTCAGGAGGGTGACACCGTGGTGGCCCAGGCCGTTGAGCAGATTGGCCGCCTGGTGGCGGAAGTGCAGCTATCCACTGATGCAATGGCACATCTGAAGCACGAAAGTGACAAGATCGGTAGCGTACTGGATGTCATCAAGGCTGTTTCGCAACAAACCAACTTGCTGGCCCTCAACGCCGCAATTGAAGCCGCCCGTGCCGGAGAGGCAGGTCGTGGTTTTGCCGTGGTGGCCGACGAGGTACGCAGCCTGGCGCAGCGCACGCAGAAGTCCACGGAAGAGATTGAAGTGCTGATCACGGGCCTGCAAAACGGTACGCAACAAGTATCCAGCAGCATGGACAGCAGCCGGTTGCTGACGGACAGCAGTGTAGAGTTGACCCGGCGGGCGGGTGAGTCTTTGAGCACCATTACCCGTACCGTATCGACCATTCAAGGTATGAATCAGCAGATTGCGGCCGCGGCCGAGCAACAAAGCGCGGTGGCCGAAGAGATCAACCGCAGTGTGGTGAATGTGCGCGACGTGTCAGAGCAAACTGCCACCGCCAGCAAGCAGACCGCCGCCTCCAGCATTGAACTCGCACGGCTAGGCACACAGCTGCAAACCCTGGTGGCCCGTTTCAAGGTCTGA